TGCACCCTCCCCCTTTCGCTATCTGATGCCGCGAATCAATTACATCATCCAGCCCCAGGACAACTCGGTGGTACGTCCGCAGAATGAGCGTTATCTGGACGCATCAGACAGGCGTGACCTGCATTCTCGCTTCGATGCGCCTGGCACCCGATACCGTTACCAGATGGAACAACTGGCCGAGCGCCAGCGCCGAGGGGACTTCTCCTATGGCGCTGATGCCGAACCGGGACGTGACATTACTGCATTGCTAGGCATGGATGGCTAACCGCTACGTGCCTAAGTAACCTCTTAAACCGACTGAGCGCCATGAAAGGCGCGTTAACCAGGAGAATCGTCCTATGTTTTCACACGTCACTTTGGGTACCAACGACCTATCCAGAGCTCGTATCTTCTACGATTCAGTGCTTGGCGCACTGGGTTATGAAAACCTTGGTAATAAGGAAACAGCATCGCTCTGGGGCGGCGCGGGCCCGCGCTTCGTCGTGCTAAAGCCCGCCGACGGTAACATAGCCAGTGTAAGCAATGGCCTGACAGTAGGCTTTGCAGCAGCGAACCGAGCCGCAGTGGATGAGTTCCACAAGTGTGCGCTGCAAGCAGGAGGCACAGATGCTGGCGCACCCGGATTCAGAGATGTGGGGCCGAATGTGTACGCAGCCTATGTGCGCGACCTTGATGGCCACAAGATAGTAGCCAGCTGCATCAGCGAGCGCTGACTGGCACAGCGCTGGAAGCAAGGCCGCGGGGTAAGCTACTTCAGCGGCCGATCATACTCCATGGAGTCCCCCGGCTCGCCCAGATCCACCCACCTTCGTGAACACTTCCTACCAGGACTCACTGAAATCGAATGGGAATAATGCAACGCATGAAGCTTTCAGGCTTCAGTTAATTCGAGCTTCGCTCCCCTCTCTCCAGGCAACAGTTTGATCGGTATAAATTTTGATGCCGGGGTGAAACTGTCCACGCCGAAACTGTCCAGCGGAACCAGCGGATTTATCTCAGGATAGTAAGCCGCCGCCTGCCCTTCAGGAATATCGTAGGGAAGCAGCGTGAACCCTTTGACTTTCCGTTCAACCCTGTCATCCCACAACGAAACCAGATCAACCTTCTCGCCGGCCTCGAAGCCCAGCCGGTCAATGTCCGCCTGGTTGATGAACAATACTTCGCGCTGCCCGGATACGCCCCTATAGCGGTCGTTCAGGCTGTATATCGTGGTGTTGTACTGATCGTGAGAGCGCAAGCTCTGGACAATCAGATCGTGGCGCTGCCCACTGGCCCGCACCTTCTCGTGAACCAGACTATCCGGCAGGAAGGTAGCTGAAAAACGCGCCTTCTCGGTGCTGGTACGCCACACACGCTGGCTGGCCGAGTTGGGCAAGTGAAAGCCTCCAGGCTGTTTCAGACGGTCTTCAAACTGATCGAAACCGGGCACCGTCCGGGCAATCGCGTCCCGGATCAGCCGATAGTCGTCACGCATCGCCTGCCAGCTCACGGGATGATTGCCCAGCGTGGCCTCGGCGATGCCGGCTATGATCCAGGGTTCCGAGCGCATCTGCTTTGATAGAGGCTCTAGTTGCCCAAACGATGCGTGCACCATGCTGAAGGAATCCTCAACGGTGACGCATTGTGCGCCTGCTGCCTGTTGATCGATATCCGTTCTGCCAAGACACGGTAGAATCAGGGCGTCCCTGCCCACCATCAGATGGCTACGATTGAGCTTGGTGCTGATCTGCACCGTCAGCGCACAGTTCCTCAGCGCCTGATGAGTCAACACGCTGTCGGGCGTGGCTTGCGCAAAGTTACCCCCCAAAGCTACAAACACACGGGCTTCGCCCTTCAGCATGGCGTGGATAGCTTCAACGGTGTTATGGCCATTGCCGCGTGGCGGCTCGAAACTAAAGCTCTCCGCCAACCGGTCGAGGAATTCCTGCGGCGGCCTTTCGTTGATGCCCATGGTGCGGTCACCCTGAACGTTGCTGTGCCCGCGCACAGGGCAGAGGCCAGCGCCCAGGCGACCGACGTTCCCGCGCAATAGCTGCAGGTTTACTATTTCCTGAATAGTCGCCACGCCGTGATGATGTTGGGTGATGCCCATCGCCCAGCAGAAGATGACGTTGGAAGCCTCGCAATAGAGCTTGGCGGCCCTCTCGATCTGACCCAGACTCAGGCCTGATTGCTCAACGATATGCGCCCAATCGGTGGCGTCCAGTACCTCAAGATAGGCGGCAAATCCATCGGTCTGCAGGAGGATGAAGTCATCGTCCAGTACGCCGGAAACCCCGCGGCGTTGCGCATCTCTTTCCCATGCCAAAAGGAATTTTGCCATGCCTCGGAGAATGGCCATATCACCACCCAGCGCCGGTTGAAAGAAATCCGTATGCATCGGTTTCGATCGGTTGGTGAGCATTTCCGACATCTTCTGCGGATGCTGAAATCGCTCCAGCCCGCGCTCCTTCAATGGGTTGAAACACACCACCTTCGCGCCGCGCCTGACGGCATCCCGCAGCGGCTCAAGCATGCGTGGGTGATTAGTGCCAGGATTCTGTCCCAGAACGAATATGGCATCGGCGTGCTCGAAGTCTTCGAAGGTCACCGTGCCCTTGCCCGTTCCCAGACTCCCGTTCAGCGCTACACCGCTCGCCTCATGGCACATGTTCGAGCAATCGGGAAAATTATTGGTACCGTAGGCACGGGCGAACAACTGGTAGAGAAAAGCCGCCTCGTTGCTGGCGCGACCCGACGTATAAAATTCAGCCTGATCCGGAGATTCGAGATGATTGAGGTGGCCGGCAATCACCGCAAACGCAGCATCCCAACTGATCGGAAGATACCGATCGGTCGCTGCGTCGTAGCGCACCGGTTCCGTCAAGCGTCCCTGGTATTCAAGCCAGTAGTCACTTTGCTCACGCAACTGGGTGACGCTGTGCCGGGCGAAAAACGTGGCGTCCACGCGGCGGCTGGTCGCTTCCCAATTGATCGCCTTGGCGCCATTTTCACAGAATTTGACCGCGCCGGAATCTGGTGGATCGCCCCAGGCGCAACCGGGGCAATCAAAGCCTCCGTGTTGATTGGTTCTGAGTAACGCCTTGACGTTCTTGATGGGCTGTTCGCTGTTCAGCCACGCATGGGTAACGCTAAGCAACGCACCCCAGCCAGCTGCCGGGCCATTGTAGATTTTGAACTGCGTTTTGCGGTTATGTAACCAACTCATCCGATTCACCAAGTGCGGGTGCTTGGGTCAGAGTATCGCGAAGAGACTTTAGAAATCCTGCATTCGCCACGCCCCGTTCTTTTTACAGAATACCAATCTTACTACAGAATAATATCCTGCTACAGCGGATAAACATGCCCGACATCAGCTGGAGGTTCCCTCTCGCGCATTTGTCGGCAACAGGAGATAACAATGAAAGCAGCTGTCATTACCGAACGCGGCGCCCTTCCCGTCAAGCAGGACTTTAAGGAACCGGAAGCCCAGGACGGCGCGATACTGATCGATGTTGAGACTGCAGGCCTCGGCGGCTGGGACGTGCTCGGCGCGTATCGATTGGGCGTAGCCTACCCCTGCGTCATCCGGGGCGAGGGCGTCGGTCGCACGGTGGAAAGCGAGTGTACTTCGGCGAACGTTCTGTACTGCCTTTTGGCGCTTGGGCCGAACGCACGCTGGTCCCTGCCGAAGAAGTCTGGGATGTGCCGGACCATATCGATGACCGCACCGCCATCACCATGGGTATCGCCGCAACCGGCGCGTTGATTCCGCTGGAAACCGCAAAGATTCAGCCCGGTGAGACCGTATTGATCCTCGGCGGTACCGGCACGCTCGGGCAGATCGCCTTACAGCTTGCCCGTTATCTGGGAGCAGGCAAGGTCGTTGCCGCAGGCAGAAGCGAAGCGGCTCTGGCACGCTTGAAAGAGCGGGGAATCACCGACGCGACGGTCTGCCTAAAAGGCGACGAAACTGATGTGGCGGCACTCAAGGCCGAAGCCGGAGAAGGTTACGACGTAGTGCTTGATCTGGTATGTGGTCAACCCATGCTAAATGCATTGAAGGCAACGCGGTGGGGAGCACGCATCGTTACCGTCGGCACCGGTGCGGGACGGCAACTCAACCTGGATATAGCTGATCTTTTATTCAGAACGCTTTCATGCATCGGTACCGGTCAGCGCCCTCCGGCGGATCGTCGCAAAATCTGGGAACGCTTACTGGATATCACCACCACGGAGAATATCACTGTGGACTATGCCGAGTTTGACTTCGACGAGACACCAAAAGCTTGGGAATCACAGGT
Above is a genomic segment from Halopseudomonas litoralis containing:
- a CDS encoding VOC family protein; translation: MFSHVTLGTNDLSRARIFYDSVLGALGYENLGNKETASLWGGAGPRFVVLKPADGNIASVSNGLTVGFAAANRAAVDEFHKCALQAGGTDAGAPGFRDVGPNVYAAYVRDLDGHKIVASCISER
- a CDS encoding FdhF/YdeP family oxidoreductase, with translation MSWLHNRKTQFKIYNGPAAGWGALLSVTHAWLNSEQPIKNVKALLRTNQHGGFDCPGCAWGDPPDSGAVKFCENGAKAINWEATSRRVDATFFARHSVTQLREQSDYWLEYQGRLTEPVRYDAATDRYLPISWDAAFAVIAGHLNHLESPDQAEFYTSGRASNEAAFLYQLFARAYGTNNFPDCSNMCHEASGVALNGSLGTGKGTVTFEDFEHADAIFVLGQNPGTNHPRMLEPLRDAVRRGAKVVCFNPLKERGLERFQHPQKMSEMLTNRSKPMHTDFFQPALGGDMAILRGMAKFLLAWERDAQRRGVSGVLDDDFILLQTDGFAAYLEVLDATDWAHIVEQSGLSLGQIERAAKLYCEASNVIFCWAMGITQHHHGVATIQEIVNLQLLRGNVGRLGAGLCPVRGHSNVQGDRTMGINERPPQEFLDRLAESFSFEPPRGNGHNTVEAIHAMLKGEARVFVALGGNFAQATPDSVLTHQALRNCALTVQISTKLNRSHLMVGRDALILPCLGRTDIDQQAAGAQCVTVEDSFSMVHASFGQLEPLSKQMRSEPWIIAGIAEATLGNHPVSWQAMRDDYRLIRDAIARTVPGFDQFEDRLKQPGGFHLPNSASQRVWRTSTEKARFSATFLPDSLVHEKVRASGQRHDLIVQSLRSHDQYNTTIYSLNDRYRGVSGQREVLFINQADIDRLGFEAGEKVDLVSLWDDRVERKVKGFTLLPYDIPEGQAAAYYPEINPLVPLDSFGVDSFTPASKFIPIKLLPGERGAKLELTEA